In Hevea brasiliensis isolate MT/VB/25A 57/8 chromosome 13, ASM3005281v1, whole genome shotgun sequence, a single genomic region encodes these proteins:
- the LOC110654350 gene encoding hydroxyproline O-galactosyltransferase GALT6, translating into MKRGKWETRMDKFDLFVSLSRQRSIQILIGVGFLYILLVTLEIPFAFNTDFSTVSQEAFTRPSILQNEEDMQDRGAPTRPFDWVSYNSAQPTQSQSTDRTLKMLSSLNFDPKTFDPTKKDGSVELHRTAKTAWEEGRKLWEGIESGKVQVSDVKKPNNLSESCPHSVSLSGSDFLKRGKVVELPCGLTLGSHVTVVGKPRWAHAENDPKISLVKDGGEPVVVSQFIMELQALKIVEGEEPPRILHFNPRLKGDWSGKPVIEHNTCYRMQWGTALRCEGWKSKADEETVDGQVKCEKWIRDDDNHSEESKATWWLSRLIGRTKKVSVDWAFPFVEEKLFVLTLSAGLEGYHINVDGRHVTSFPYHTGYTLEDATGLIVKGDIEVHSVFAASLPTIHPSFAPQRHLEMTDRWRAPPLPEGSAELFIGVLSAGNHFAERMAARKSWMQHRLIKSSNAVACFFVALHARKEVNLELKKEAEFFGDIVIVPYMDNYDLVVLKTVAICEYGVRTVHAKHIMKGDDDTFFRVDAVIDEARKVPEGRSSYVGNINYYHKPLRYGKWAVTYEEWPEEDYPPYANGPGYILSSDIAQFIVSEFERHKLRLFKMEDVSMGMWVEQFNSSKPVEYVHSLKYCQFGCIEGYFTAHYQSPRQIICLWDKLQKLGRPQCCNMR; encoded by the exons ATGAAGAGGGGCAAATGGGAAACCAGAATGGATAAATTCGACTTGTTTGTGTCTTTAAGCAGGCAAAGATCGATTCAAATCCTGATTGGCGTTGGTTTTTTGTATATACTACTTGTAACTCTAGAAATCCCTTTTGCCTTCAATACTGATTTCAGTACTGTCTCTCAAGAAGCCTTTACTCGCCCTTCTATTCTTCAAAACGAAGAGGATATGCAGGATAGAGGTGCTCCAACTCGGCCCTTTGATTGGGTTTCTTATAACTCGGCGCAACCAACTCAGTCCCAAAGTACTGACAGAACCCTTAAAATGTTGTCGAGTTTGAATTTTGACCCCAAAACATTTGATCCTACTAAAAAAGATGGATCCGTCGAGCTTCATAGGACTGCTAAGACTGCTTGGGAGGAGGGGAGGAAGCTTTGGGAAGGGATAGAATCGGGTAAAGTTCAGGTTTCGGATGTTAAAAAGCCCAATAACTTATCGGAATCTTGCCCGCATTCGGTTTCGCTATCTGGGTCGGATTTTTTGAAGCGAGGGAAGGTGGTGGAGTTGCCGTGTGGGCTAACGTTGGGGTCACACGTTACTGTGGTGGGGAAGCCAAGGTGGGCTCATGCTGAGAACGACCCAAAGATATCGCTGGTGAAAGATGGTGGAGAGCCGGTGGTGGTGTCGCAGTTTATTATGGAGTTGCAGGCGCTGAAGATTGTGGAAGGCGAGGAACCGCCAAGGATTCTGCATTTCAATCCAAGGCTGAAGGGGGATTGGAGTGGGAAGCCGGTGATTGAGCATAATACTTGTTATAGGATGCAGTGGGGGACTGCTTTACGATGTGAGGGTTGGAAGTCTAAGGCTGATGAGGAGACAG TTGATGGTCAGGTGAAGTGTGAGAAGTGGATCCGAGATGATGACAATCACTCCGAGGAGTCAAAGGCAACTTGGTGGTTAAGTCGGCTGATAGGCCGAACTAAAAAGGTGTCTGTTGACTGGGCATTTCCATTTGTAGAGGAGAAGCTGTTTGTTCTAACACTTAGTGCTGGTTTGGAAGGTTATCACATTAATGTTGATGGGAGGCATGTCACCTCTTTTCCTTATCACACT GGTTATACTCTTGAGGATGCCACAGGGCTAATTGTGAAAGGTGACATTGAAGTTCACTCTGTATTTGCTGCTTCATTGCCCACAATACACCCGAGTTTTGCTCCTCAGAGGCATTTAGAGATGACAGACAGATGGAGAGCACCACCTCTTCCTGAGGGGTCTGCAGAACTTTTTATTGGTGTTCTTTCTGCAGGCAACCATTTTGCTGAGAGGATGGCTGCAAGGAAGTCTTGGATGCAACATAGGCTTATTAAATCTTCAAATGCAGTAGCTTGTTTCTTTGTAGCACTG CACGCCCGGAAAGAAGTGAATTTGGAGTTGAAGAAAGAGGCAGAATTTTTTGGTGACATTGTTATCGTGCCTTACATGGATAATTATGACCTTGTAGTATTAAAAACTGTTGCTATCTGTGAATATGGG GTCCGCACTGTGCATGCAAAGCATATTATGAAGGGTGATGATGACACATTTTTTAGAGTGGATGCAGTCATTGACGAAGCAAGAAAAGTTCCTGAGGGTAGGAGTTCCTACGTTGGGAACATAAATTACTACCATAAGCCTCTTCGATATGGTAAATGGGCAGTGACATATGAG GAGTGGCCAGAGGAAGATTATCCACCCTATGCAAATGGACCAGGCTACATTTTGTCCTCTGATATAGCGCAGTTCATTGTTTCCGAGTTTGAGAGACATAAATTAAGG TTGTTTAAGATGGAAGATGTGAGCATGGGAATGTGGGTGGAGCAATTCAACAGCTCAAAACCTGTGGAATATGTACACAGCTTGAAGTACTGCCAGTTCGGATGCATTGAAGGCTATTTTACAGCACATTATCAGTCTCCAAGGCAGATTATCTGCCTTTGGGATAAATTGCAAAAGCTTGGAAGGCCTCAGTGCTGCAATATGAGATGA
- the LOC110654351 gene encoding uncharacterized protein LOC110654351 gives MVAISLYRGNLHRVPDVPRRWPMPVRKISLKDFKSLLHRRSKALSRLRSSTNAIATTSNHNPKTDPKENVDPIALNLEAGEGTNREEEEGTSKGSASKEVKDQKGLDFGECSVKPEGLSDLSPAEKGDDEAVNADGNFQPEKLDLSANPNTEPRKADVVNDKEKRKKEVEEKLLVLNAKKHNLVQVLKQILNVEEELKRRNSMQGMGIRPSVPLQGDIANDSGSMSRHNTPRMGSEGNLGGDMEGGETEDVSNPSNHSRHIQRMSSTSPSSESPLRKPPYIQHNVVPYPSRPSLGTISSPSRFAPTGHQVPSANVPMVSVSGTNYIASSPSPAASGGTSAFRDARQPSPWN, from the exons ATGGTGGCGATTTCGCTTTACAGAGGGAACCTCCACAGAGTCCCGGACGTACCTCGTCGATGGCCAATGCCAGTCCGCAAAATCTCTCTCAAAGACTTCAAATCCCTCCTACACCGCCGCTCCAAAGCCCTTTCTCGCCTCCGCTCTTCCACCAACGCCATCGCCACCACTTCTAATCATAACCCTAAAACTGATCCAAAGGAGAACGTGGATCCAATTGCGCTTAACTTGGAGGCCGGCGAAGGGACTAATCGTGAAGAGGAGGAGGGGACTTCCAAAGGTTCAGCTTCTAAGGAGGTCAAGGATCAGAAAGGATTGGATTTTGGTGAATGTTCGGTTAAACCGGAGGGCTTGTCGGATTTGTCGCCTGCTGAGAAAGGCGATGATGAGGCAGTTAACGCCGATGGGAATTTTCAGCCTGAAAAGCTGGATTTGTCAGCTAATCCTAATACGGAG CCGCGCAAAGCTGATGTTGTAAATGataaagagaaaaggaaaaaggaagttgAGGAGAAGTTACTGGTTTTGAATGCGAAGAAGCATAATCTGGTACAAGTGCTGAAGCAG ATCTTGAATGTGGAGGAGGAATTAAAGAGACGAAATAGCATGCAAGGAATGGGAATTCgcccttctgttcctcttcaagGGGATATTGCTAATGATTCTGGGTCAATGAGTAGGCATAATACTCCTAGGATGGGCTCAGAAGGAAACCTTGGTGGTGATATGGAAGGGGGAGAAACTGAAGATGTTTCAAATCCTAGTAATCATTCTCGTCACATACAACGAATGAGCAGTACATCTCCATCTTCAGAGTCTCCTCTAAGAAAGCCTCCCTACATTCAGCACAATGTG GTTCCATACCCCTCTCGTCCAAGTTTAGGGACCATCAGTAGTCCATCACGCTTTGCTCCAACAGGACACCAAGTCCCTTCTGCAAATGTACCAATGGTATCTGTATCAGGAACAAATTACATTGCGTCCTCTCCATCCCCTGCAGCATCTGGTGGCACATCGGCATTTAGAGATGCTCGGCAGCCAAGTCCATGGAATTAG